In Nicotiana tabacum cultivar K326 chromosome 17, ASM71507v2, whole genome shotgun sequence, one DNA window encodes the following:
- the LOC107773481 gene encoding uncharacterized protein LOC107773481, translating into MEVKLTKSFSEKISMQKPIKKVKVTRFLITVNVLGSAGPLRFVVSENDKVASVVDTALKQYAREGRLPILSSNINDFFLYSATDGIDALGPLDSIGSLRVRNFILCKRQKHVMTKERAHGIAQNGKGGWIAWLIKSFNFRIHSH; encoded by the exons ATGGAGGTAAAGTTGACGAAATCATTTTCTGAGAAGATATCCATGCAAAAACCAATAAAGAAGGTGAAAGTTACTAGGTTCTTGATCACAGTCAATGTCTTGGGAAGTGCTGGACCGCTAAGGTTTGTTGTGAGTGAGAATGATAAGGTTGCTAGTGTCGTTGACACTGCTTTGAAACAATATGCTCGCGAGGGCCGACTTCCAATTCTGAGTTCTAATATcaatgatttctttctttactcAGCTACTGATGGAATTGATG CTCTGGGACCATTGGACTCAATAGGATCGCTAAGAGTGAGAAATTTCATCCTATGCAAGAGGCAAAAACATGTAATGACAAAAGAAAGGGCACATGGCATTGCTCAGAATGGAAAAGGAGGTTGGATAGCTTGGCTCATTAAGTCCTTTAACTTCAGGATTCATTCTCATTGA
- the LOC107773624 gene encoding protein PTST, chloroplastic isoform X2 encodes MECNLLINSVGSTNLPRFTVEYINGVRGNMASYKTRIGFHRMHKSFLVPTWKYNIPGTSWKIFCAPEKLEQQFSVVVSTKRAEVGESDPEASPEKIPAKPLSSDELKLLLADAERLKLLKKLSEANQYNRLLKRELQVKKDLLVNFKSELAVIELEIQMTNKKRKVKWLIIQYLCGTSTLATGISSLRSIHVEYISIDLQALVRLAEEIAKSDIPVGSRKIKGRYIQSHLFSRLGAIQEKLAAQIKDVEAAQAKEVPLSWVGVAESVQVMGSFDGWSQGEHLSPEYNGSYMHFSTTLFLRPGRYEIKFLVDGEWHLSPELPITGEGLTKNNLLIVE; translated from the exons ATGGAGTGTAACCTGCTAATTAACTCAGTTGGGTCAACCAACTTACCTAG GTTCACAGTGGAATATATCAATGGAGTTCGAGGAAATATGGCTTCATACAAAACAAGAATTGGTTTTCATAGGATGCATAAATCATTTCTAGTCCCTACTTGGAAATACAATATCCCAGGTACCTCTTGGAAAATATTTTGTGCCCCTGAAAAGTTGGAGCAGCAATTTTCAGTGGTAGTATCAACGAAAAGAGCAGAGGTTGGTGAGTCTGATCCTGAGGCTTCACCTGAAAAAATCCCTGCAAAACCTTTGAGTAGCGATGAG TTGAAGTTACTGCTTGCCGATGCTGAAAGATTAAAGCTTCTCAAGAAATTGAGTGAAGCCAATCAATATAATCGGTTGCTTAAGCGAGAG TTGCAAGTTAAAAAGGATCTGCTGGTTAATTTTAAAAGTGAACTTGCAGTCATCGAACTTGAGATTCAG ATGACAAACAAGAAGAGAAAAGTTAAATGgttgataatccaatatttgtgTGGGACTTCAACTCTAGCAACCGGCATTAGCAGCTTACGGAGTATACATGTAGAATATATTTCAATTGACTTGCAGGCTTTGGTTAGATTGGCCGAGGAAATCGCTAAATCTGATATCCCAGTTGGTTCCAGAAAAATTAAGGGAAGATATATCCAGTCGCACCTGTTTTCACGTTTGGGAG CCATACAAGAAAAATTGGCGGCGCAAATAAAGGATGTGGAAGCTGCACAAGCCAAAGAGGTTCCTTTATCCTGGGTTGGGGTAGCAGAG AGTGTACAAGTAATGGGTTCCTTTGATGGTTGGAGTCAAGGAGAGCACTTATCGCCCGAGTACAATGGATCTTATATGCATTTTTCAACTACATTGTTTCTAAGACCGGGAAG GTACGAAATCAAGTTCTTGGTAGATGGAGAGTGGCATCTATCCCCAGAACTCCCAATTACTGGAGAGGGGTTAACTAAGAACAATTTATTGATTGTGGAATAG
- the LOC107773624 gene encoding protein PTST, chloroplastic isoform X3 — MKSLNMECNLLINSVGSTNLPRFTVEYINGVRGNMASYKTRIGFHRMHKSFLVPTWKYNIPGTSWKIFCAPEKLEQQFSVVVSTKRAEVGESDPEASPEKIPAKPLSSDELKLLLADAERLKLLKKLSEANQYNRLLKRELQVKKDLLVNFKSELAVIELEIQALVRLAEEIAKSDIPVGSRKIKGRYIQSHLFSRLGAIQEKLAAQIKDVEAAQAKEVPLSWVGVAESVQVMGSFDGWSQGEHLSPEYNGSYMHFSTTLFLRPGRYEIKFLVDGEWHLSPELPITGEGLTKNNLLIVE; from the exons AT GAAGTCCTTAAATATGGAGTGTAACCTGCTAATTAACTCAGTTGGGTCAACCAACTTACCTAG GTTCACAGTGGAATATATCAATGGAGTTCGAGGAAATATGGCTTCATACAAAACAAGAATTGGTTTTCATAGGATGCATAAATCATTTCTAGTCCCTACTTGGAAATACAATATCCCAGGTACCTCTTGGAAAATATTTTGTGCCCCTGAAAAGTTGGAGCAGCAATTTTCAGTGGTAGTATCAACGAAAAGAGCAGAGGTTGGTGAGTCTGATCCTGAGGCTTCACCTGAAAAAATCCCTGCAAAACCTTTGAGTAGCGATGAG TTGAAGTTACTGCTTGCCGATGCTGAAAGATTAAAGCTTCTCAAGAAATTGAGTGAAGCCAATCAATATAATCGGTTGCTTAAGCGAGAG TTGCAAGTTAAAAAGGATCTGCTGGTTAATTTTAAAAGTGAACTTGCAGTCATCGAACTTGAGATTCAG GCTTTGGTTAGATTGGCCGAGGAAATCGCTAAATCTGATATCCCAGTTGGTTCCAGAAAAATTAAGGGAAGATATATCCAGTCGCACCTGTTTTCACGTTTGGGAG CCATACAAGAAAAATTGGCGGCGCAAATAAAGGATGTGGAAGCTGCACAAGCCAAAGAGGTTCCTTTATCCTGGGTTGGGGTAGCAGAG AGTGTACAAGTAATGGGTTCCTTTGATGGTTGGAGTCAAGGAGAGCACTTATCGCCCGAGTACAATGGATCTTATATGCATTTTTCAACTACATTGTTTCTAAGACCGGGAAG GTACGAAATCAAGTTCTTGGTAGATGGAGAGTGGCATCTATCCCCAGAACTCCCAATTACTGGAGAGGGGTTAACTAAGAACAATTTATTGATTGTGGAATAG
- the LOC107773624 gene encoding protein PTST, chloroplastic isoform X1, translating to MKSLNMECNLLINSVGSTNLPRFTVEYINGVRGNMASYKTRIGFHRMHKSFLVPTWKYNIPGTSWKIFCAPEKLEQQFSVVVSTKRAEVGESDPEASPEKIPAKPLSSDELKLLLADAERLKLLKKLSEANQYNRLLKRELQVKKDLLVNFKSELAVIELEIQMTNKKRKVKWLIIQYLCGTSTLATGISSLRSIHVEYISIDLQALVRLAEEIAKSDIPVGSRKIKGRYIQSHLFSRLGAIQEKLAAQIKDVEAAQAKEVPLSWVGVAESVQVMGSFDGWSQGEHLSPEYNGSYMHFSTTLFLRPGRYEIKFLVDGEWHLSPELPITGEGLTKNNLLIVE from the exons AT GAAGTCCTTAAATATGGAGTGTAACCTGCTAATTAACTCAGTTGGGTCAACCAACTTACCTAG GTTCACAGTGGAATATATCAATGGAGTTCGAGGAAATATGGCTTCATACAAAACAAGAATTGGTTTTCATAGGATGCATAAATCATTTCTAGTCCCTACTTGGAAATACAATATCCCAGGTACCTCTTGGAAAATATTTTGTGCCCCTGAAAAGTTGGAGCAGCAATTTTCAGTGGTAGTATCAACGAAAAGAGCAGAGGTTGGTGAGTCTGATCCTGAGGCTTCACCTGAAAAAATCCCTGCAAAACCTTTGAGTAGCGATGAG TTGAAGTTACTGCTTGCCGATGCTGAAAGATTAAAGCTTCTCAAGAAATTGAGTGAAGCCAATCAATATAATCGGTTGCTTAAGCGAGAG TTGCAAGTTAAAAAGGATCTGCTGGTTAATTTTAAAAGTGAACTTGCAGTCATCGAACTTGAGATTCAG ATGACAAACAAGAAGAGAAAAGTTAAATGgttgataatccaatatttgtgTGGGACTTCAACTCTAGCAACCGGCATTAGCAGCTTACGGAGTATACATGTAGAATATATTTCAATTGACTTGCAGGCTTTGGTTAGATTGGCCGAGGAAATCGCTAAATCTGATATCCCAGTTGGTTCCAGAAAAATTAAGGGAAGATATATCCAGTCGCACCTGTTTTCACGTTTGGGAG CCATACAAGAAAAATTGGCGGCGCAAATAAAGGATGTGGAAGCTGCACAAGCCAAAGAGGTTCCTTTATCCTGGGTTGGGGTAGCAGAG AGTGTACAAGTAATGGGTTCCTTTGATGGTTGGAGTCAAGGAGAGCACTTATCGCCCGAGTACAATGGATCTTATATGCATTTTTCAACTACATTGTTTCTAAGACCGGGAAG GTACGAAATCAAGTTCTTGGTAGATGGAGAGTGGCATCTATCCCCAGAACTCCCAATTACTGGAGAGGGGTTAACTAAGAACAATTTATTGATTGTGGAATAG
- the LOC107773624 gene encoding protein PTST, chloroplastic isoform X4: MECNLLINSVGSTNLPRFTVEYINGVRGNMASYKTRIGFHRMHKSFLVPTWKYNIPGTSWKIFCAPEKLEQQFSVVVSTKRAEVGESDPEASPEKIPAKPLSSDELKLLLADAERLKLLKKLSEANQYNRLLKRELQVKKDLLVNFKSELAVIELEIQALVRLAEEIAKSDIPVGSRKIKGRYIQSHLFSRLGAIQEKLAAQIKDVEAAQAKEVPLSWVGVAESVQVMGSFDGWSQGEHLSPEYNGSYMHFSTTLFLRPGRYEIKFLVDGEWHLSPELPITGEGLTKNNLLIVE; the protein is encoded by the exons ATGGAGTGTAACCTGCTAATTAACTCAGTTGGGTCAACCAACTTACCTAG GTTCACAGTGGAATATATCAATGGAGTTCGAGGAAATATGGCTTCATACAAAACAAGAATTGGTTTTCATAGGATGCATAAATCATTTCTAGTCCCTACTTGGAAATACAATATCCCAGGTACCTCTTGGAAAATATTTTGTGCCCCTGAAAAGTTGGAGCAGCAATTTTCAGTGGTAGTATCAACGAAAAGAGCAGAGGTTGGTGAGTCTGATCCTGAGGCTTCACCTGAAAAAATCCCTGCAAAACCTTTGAGTAGCGATGAG TTGAAGTTACTGCTTGCCGATGCTGAAAGATTAAAGCTTCTCAAGAAATTGAGTGAAGCCAATCAATATAATCGGTTGCTTAAGCGAGAG TTGCAAGTTAAAAAGGATCTGCTGGTTAATTTTAAAAGTGAACTTGCAGTCATCGAACTTGAGATTCAG GCTTTGGTTAGATTGGCCGAGGAAATCGCTAAATCTGATATCCCAGTTGGTTCCAGAAAAATTAAGGGAAGATATATCCAGTCGCACCTGTTTTCACGTTTGGGAG CCATACAAGAAAAATTGGCGGCGCAAATAAAGGATGTGGAAGCTGCACAAGCCAAAGAGGTTCCTTTATCCTGGGTTGGGGTAGCAGAG AGTGTACAAGTAATGGGTTCCTTTGATGGTTGGAGTCAAGGAGAGCACTTATCGCCCGAGTACAATGGATCTTATATGCATTTTTCAACTACATTGTTTCTAAGACCGGGAAG GTACGAAATCAAGTTCTTGGTAGATGGAGAGTGGCATCTATCCCCAGAACTCCCAATTACTGGAGAGGGGTTAACTAAGAACAATTTATTGATTGTGGAATAG